A region of the Ranitomeya variabilis isolate aRanVar5 chromosome 5, aRanVar5.hap1, whole genome shotgun sequence genome:
tttgtgtcaccatggctggtcaaagctttgggcatcgctacatgtgatctcatctgtcctcacttcaagttgaccaccgagagtccggaatcttgaaagtgaaaactgaacagctcttcagagtgtccaagtgtgggatcagttgtatcagggcactcggcatggtgggaggaaggaggatcagggtgaagaatatccgtgctacactcacggctactcagacttgatcatatggaagacatggtggtggtagtggtggttaagtgactggaagcattatccgctattcaaccaacaaccgtttcagactgctctggcttcaatagtggtgtgctgcggtcccctagaaactgggacaggaaggtcgagcgagaagatgtgggtctttgttgtggcccactttcagcttggccacggcctcatcgtctgcatgcaccatcagcatcacatccacttccctgtcccttgccccttgccttgccaattttaaatggactactgcagtatttcaaaagctcaacccaaatgtatttatttggagctaaattatatctgatcagtatgcctgcaaagctacgaattttcaaacacagaaacaccagccctcagcctgacataacagactgtattaaattttttttttccttttgggtgaatttattaagaaaaaaagagtagaacaaggctagcacacagaactatgctacgtatgcctgcaaaactatgatttttaaacagatacaccaggcctcagtctgacataacagactgtataaatttcttttgggtgaatttttgaaaaaaaaaaaattaaaactgcagctaggtatatagtaaatatgcAGCAGTGTGGATATGtggactgatgtggatatgctgtgccctgcctgcctagcgctgcaatctcgggacccatgaattagccctataaaggactgttggtttctcagtagttgtggactgaacagttgcagaccctaCGATAActcttaaaagcacgattctgacgaTATCTCAGCAGTAGCTCTCACTACACTTGCTGAATCTGGagatgaatgcggcgagcagggcagcgccaggtctcttatactcatgatgatgctgtgcggccaagccaatcactgcacgaccataacaaagatggctgcagcctctctgacctttcctggtgcctgtgcactgcagtacgttgctctgccctccacagggcagacaaactacaccttcgcaggagccacaagaagaagcaaagaagaggacgccatcgtatgaagatgggaggcgccagacccggaccgcgatgcccatcggaccagacagcaccgcgaccgcccctgggtgagtataatatgacctgtgtattttcttatcttgcaggatacatcgggggcttatctacagcattacagaatgctgcagataagcccctgatgctggtgggcttaggggtgacagattcctgtataataaaatattaaaaaataatataacTGACTGCAATGGTGCAGCCGGGCTCGGAtttatgctgcctgtggtttgggcatcaTGAATCAGGTGGCAAGCTCCTGTAACTGGTTAGGTGGTGTGTCCCAATACTTTATCCACATAGTGCATGAATGATGAAGCTTGTGTATACTGTATTACCTACTGTAtactttatatacagctctggcaaaaattaggagaccaccacctcaaaaccctgtcatgaacagcccaatctccagacctgaaccccactgaaaacatcTGCATCTGATTACaaaagtaatcaagaggatgatgtatagtcacaagccatcaaacaaagaactgcttaaacttttgcgccagaagcagtgtgaaagactggtggaaagcatgccaagacgcatgaaagctgtgattaaaaatcatggttattccacataatattgatttctgaactcttcctgatttaaaacattttgttgtttctaaatgattatggacttttttttgcattatttgaggtctgaaagcactggggtttttttttgtttaattttgacctttttctctttttcagaaaaaaatacaaaatgtattgcttggaaattcagagacacgtTGTCAAAAGTTTATAGCATAAAAGAACAatctacattttactcaaaaatatacctatacagacaaaaatcagacaaactcaacattttgcagtggtctcttaatttttgccagagctgtatattacaatATTTCAGGATGACATGTTGCTTTTGATAATATATTCAGCAGATTAATTAGTTATGAAAAATGAGTAAATCAACTCTAACTCTCTGAGTCATACATTATGAGGAAACATACGGATAACATTGGTAATGATGAACATATGCGAGTTATTTGTACCTTAAGGCATAACAAGAGATATAAAAATACTGTATTTCTATGCGTGGGTATTAAATCCAGAATGTAAGCTGTACGCAGTGCTGCGTTATCTCGCCGCACACAGAATTTACCACATTTATCTCTGGCAGGATACAGAAATATGTATGAAAACCATGGCCATTTACTGTATTACAAAGTGCTGAGGAGGTAAGAGATTTAGAAATGCCTGGCATCAAGCCAAATCTAAATGGCCATGTAAAAGCAGTTTGATTAACTAGAATTAACATACTGATTGGCAATCTGGAGCTGGTGCTGCTGCCAATCATTACCGACCTCCTGTAATAGGAGGCTAGGACCACGAAAGCAAATAGGAGATTAAATCCCCATGTCGATTTCCTTTTAATATCAGGAAACTGTGAGATATCACATCGCCCAGAGAGATTCAGCACTGTGGTGCACACAGCTCCCCTGCTGCAAGCAATGAGCTTCTGCTGGGGTGTTAGCTGCTGGTCACCAGCCATGAGTGTGTACACTGCCTGCTCAGACCTGCTGCCTGCTGGCAAAGCACACAGCTCCCTGACACCAGGAACTTTGGAGATCAGATGTTAGTTCCAGCAGGGTCTCTGGATTATTCACCATCACCACTTGGATTACATCAGAAGGAACAATTCACAGCAGTATAGAGGGGCTGTAGAAAAAAAGCCCCTGCATTTACTGAAGGAGCTGGCTATTGTCTACCATGGGTATGACATACTGGATGGATGTGACATTGTGTGCCCCTGCTGTAGTGCTCTACTGAAGGGGCACACACCTGCCTGGCCACCACAGGATGTTCTCAGCAGCTTTTTCTGGGTCCTTCTATGTTTCCATTGATAAACACAAATCATCCCTGGAGTTGAAATTTAAAGGAGAATATTTCTAAGTTGATCATTATATTTGGGAGGCTTCAGTGAAAGATTTTAGAGGAAAATCCTCCACAATCTTCAGGATTACTTGGAATACAATCTCTTGATCGAATCAGACTTCTCAATGAGCTGCTTCCTGTAAAATGCATCTGGATTTGTGTAATTTAGAAGAGTTTTTGGAAAGATGACAATTTCTCAGGTTTTCTGGCGCACTGAATGTCTTTGAAGAGCATCTTCTCACTATGATCATGTATGGAGAGATGCTGCTAAACTCTAGCAGTGCTACTGAAGCCCAGGTCATGCTCCAGACTAACACTCCGTACCTGAGCAGTACTCAGAGACCTGTCAGCTCCTCAGCCTTCTACATGTCTACAGCCAGGGTCCTGAAGGAAGGGGAGATCAACAAACCTGATCTGATGACTTATATCGTCCTGTTTCTCCTTCTCTTCTTATCTGTGTCTCTCATTGTCCTTTTCATTAACTGTCAGCTCCGGAATTCTTTCTTTGCAGGTTTACCTTATGACAGATCCCTCAGAGAAGCCAGGAGTCCTTGGAAGACACAGTCTGTCTGAAGCACACACAGCCAGTATCTGGGACACATTTTCCTAGGATGATTTTTCTATAAAAGTGGTATGCAGTAAATAGCACAAGCATAGATGTCCTTAGATGAAGTAACCCACTGTCACTGATAGAGTCATTGTTATAGTCAGCATCTTTTATCCATGCCAAAGCATTAAGAACCTATGATGTGATTCTGTTTAATAATCTTATTTCAAGCTACATTTCATTATATTCTGCATATTTATAATGGCTTTGTGATTTCTGGATTTCTTGATAATTGCATGATTCAGATCGCCTCCTTTCTCAATGGACATCAGATGGCACAGTAGGAGCATCACTCCATGCTCAGGGAGCTTGTGGCTTGTTGTCACTCCTGAAGAACCAAATTGCTACCTGAGAATAATAGCTGACGCATCTCAGAACAtgtatctaaataaataaatagcaatagctcCTTTCTTCTGGGGAACACAGTGTTATTATTGGTCTTTTTTCTGCTACCATGACTGTATTACACCTTTTATATGGGCTTTGCCAGGATTTCATGTAGTCGTGTCTGCCAGGAATAACTATTCCAGCGACAGTTGTAGgataataaggctactttcacactagcgttaactgcattccgtcacaatgcgtcgttttgccgaaaaaacgcatcctgcaaaagtgtttgcaggatgcgtttttttcgccattgattaacattaagcgacgcattgtgacggattgccacacgtcgcacccgtcgtgcgacggttgcgtcgtgcagtgacggaccgtcgggagcaaaaaacgctacatgtaaagttttttgctcacgacggtccgctttttccgaccgcgcatgcacggccggaactccgcccccacctccccgcgcttccccgcacctcacaatggggcagcggatgcgctggaaaaatgcagccgctgcccccgttgtgcagcggagacaatgctagcgtcgggaacgtcggcccgacgcacagcgacgggccgagcccgacgctagtgtgaaagaagcctaagctgaaTTTCCTAATTTATAGAGATGTTGAGAGATGCCAGCCTAGACACAACTCACTATAAGAAATGTGTGTTGCTCAGGAAATACATAATGCCTATCCACCACCTGTAATCAGTGGCAAACCTCACCTTGTTCCATTCAAATGTAAACCCAGAATTAAAACAAATTCTAAGAACATTTTGCTGCCTAATATTTTATATTCCCTGGCCTAATCCTAGTGGGTTGTCTACATGTAGTACCGAAGGCACATTTCCCACCAGCTATTTTCCTGCAATGAAATGCATAGTGGACTATATAatggtatttttaaataaaatcCCATCAATGCATACACTAATATTGTAATACCTAAAATATTACCCAATCAGCACATTAAGGATTAACCCTAAACAAGCCACAACGAGATTTATTTATTACCCAGTATCTAGTAAAAGAATACTGAACAATAAGCTATGTGCCAGTTTTAATTTGGGTAATGATTTACAGATGGTACAAGATTTGGGTAGCCTCCAGCATTACGCCACTGTGCAACTAATTGATTTATTCTTTATTATACGTAAGTGCAATTCGTCAACGATGTACAGTTTCCCAAGCTTCAGGAATCCAGGAGTGATATTTTTCTGTACAGAATTCATAACATTTCTTCATTAAATTTTGCTTTTTAATATATACATAAACAATATGTAAAACTCCTATCTAATTTCTATACAGTATATCATAGTATTGGTAATGTAAGTGACATGATTACAAATGCATTGTACACACAGAATTTTGTAGGGAATTTGATCTTCTGAGAAGTAGCACACATAATtatttgtgagtgtgtgtgtatatatatatatatatatatatatatatatatatatatatatatatatatatatatatgtatagagagagagagagcaaaaaattggaacagcacacatATAAAAGTACTATGGGTGTAGGGCCTTTCAGCAAGGAGTCCTCTCTGTGCAAAAGGATATAGATTCAGaacaaagaggcagcactccagtattttcaaacatacatgtatgtACTGCCCCTTTttttctgaatatatatatatatatatatatatatatatatatatatatatacagtatatatacacacacatatatatacggtatatacttctCAACCAATAAAGGAAACACCGAAATaccgcatcctagatatcactaaatgaaatattccagttgcaaatctttattcattacatagtggaatgcgctgagaacaataaaacataaaaatgacaaatgtaaatcaaaattattatcccatggaggtttgaatatggaatgatactcaaaatcaaggtggaaaattaaattataggctgatccaacttcaatggaaatgcctccaaagaaggaaatgatgcttagttgtGTGTGTAGCTTCCACGTACATGCctgctcctgatgagatggcagatGTTATCTTGAacgatttcctcccagacctggattaacccctttacccctgagggtggtttgcacaataatgaccaggtcaattttttcaattctgac
Encoded here:
- the SMIM32 gene encoding small integral membrane protein 32, producing MIMYGEMLLNSSSATEAQVMLQTNTPYLSSTQRPVSSSAFYMSTARVLKEGEINKPDLMTYIVLFLLLFLSVSLIVLFINCQLRNSFFAGLPYDRSLREARSPWKTQSV